The DNA window CAACTCTGCCTGGGACTACGCGAAAAAAATCGGAGCAACAAGGATTAACCATCCCAAAACAAACGCTTCAGAAAAATTTCGGGGGATTAGCTCAGCTGGCTAGAGCACCTGCCTTGCACGCAGGGGGTCAACGGTTCGAATCCGTTATTCTCCACGATCAAGCTAAGGCTTGAAAACGATCTTTGACATGATGTACAAAAGCAATAAATAAAGTAATTTTTAGAGATAAAAAGAGCTAAAGTATATATCGAACCATATGGTAAACGAAAACGTATAATTACGAATAGTTTACAGTGTTTGAAGAAAGTAAGCAAGGGCGCATGGCGGATGCCTTGGCTCTCGGAGGCGATGAAGGACGTGATAAGCTGCGATAAGCTTCGGGTAGGTGCAAATAGCCTTTAATCCGAAGATTTCCGAATGGGACAACCCAATATCCTGAAGGGATATTATCCATCTTAGATGGAGGCGAACGCAGGGAACTGAAACATCTTAGTACCTGTAGGAGAAGAAAATAATTGAATGATTCCGTAAGTAGTGGCGAGCGAACGCGGATTAGCCCAAACCAATTATGTTACGGCATAATTGGGGTTGTAGGACCACGATATCGGACTTATATTGGAGAATGGAAGACTCTGGAAAGTGTCACCATAGAGCATGATAGTTGCGTACATGAATCCAATATATACTGTAGTGGTATCCTGAGTAGTGCGGAGCACGAGAAATTCTGCATGAATCTGCCGGGACCATCCGGTAAGGCTAAATACTCCCGAGAGACCGATAGTGAACCAGTACTGTGAAGGAAAGGTGAAAAGAACTTCGAATAGAAGAGTGAAATAGTCCCTGAAACCATGCGCTTACAAGCGGTCGGAGCAGCTTCGTGCTGTGACGGCGTGCCTTTTGCATAATGAACCTACGAGTTACTGTCACTGGCAAGGTTAAGAAATTAAGTTTTGCAGCCGAAGCGAAAGCGAGTCTGAATAGGGCGATTTAGTCAGTGGTAGTAGACGCGAAACCAAGTGATCTACCCATGGTCAGGTTGAAGGTTAGGTAACACTAACTGGAGGACCGAACCGATAAGCGTTGAAAAGCTTCCGGATGAACTGTGGGTGGGGGTGAAAGGCTAATCAAACTTGGAGATAGCTCGTACTCCCCGAAATGCATTTAGGTGCAGCCTTGATAATTACTAATGTGAGGTAGAGCGACTGATAAGATGCGAGGGCTTCACCGCCTATCAAGTCTTGATAAACTCCGAATGCGCATTAGTTCAATATCAGGAGTGAGGGCATGGGTGCTAAGGTCCGTGCCCGAGAGGAGAAGAATCCAGACCATCAGCTAAGGTCCCGAAATAATTGCTAAGTTGAACTAACGAAGTCAGATTGCTAAGACAGCTAGGATGTTGGCTTGGAAGCAGCCATTCATTTAAAGAGTGCGTAACAGCTCACTAGTCGAGGAGTTTGGCGTGGATAATAATCGGGCATAAGCAATTTACCGAAGCTATGGAACCAGTAATGGTTGGTAGGGGAGCATTCCACTCTGCGTTGAATGTGAAGCGTGAGCTTTGCTGGAGCGTGTGGAAAAGCAAATGTAGGTATAAGTAACGATAAAGGGGGTGAGAAACCCCCTCGCCGAAAGACTAAGGTTTCCTGATCAACGCTAATCGGATCAGGGTTAGTCGGGTCCTAAGGCTCAGCCGAACGGCGAGGCCGATGGCAGAAAGGGTTAATATTCCCTTACTACCTTAAAGAGTGATGTGGAGACGGAGAAGTGATAATACCGCCGGCTGACGGAATAGCCGGTTGAAGGGTGTAGATATTAGTTTTCCAGGCAAATCCGGAAGACTAGTCGAACCTGATAGTACCGAGAGCCCTTGTGGTGATTGGATAGCGTATGTAAGCAGACTCCCAAGAAAATCCGCTAAACTTAATCTTTAAGGTACCCGTACCGTAAACGGACACACGTAGTCGGGTAGAATATACTAAGGCGCTTGAGTGAATCACGGTTAAGGAACTAGGCAAATTGACCCTGTAACTTCGGGAGAAAGGGTCCCTCAGTAATGAGGGCGCAGAGAATAGGTCCAGGCAACTGTTTAACAAAAACACAGGGCTATGCAAAATTGAAAGATCAAGTATATAGCCTGACACCTGCCCGGTGCTGGAAGGTTAAGAGGAGATGTCATCGCAAGAGAAGCATTGAATTGAAGCCCCAGTAAACGGCGGCCGTAACTATAACGGTCCTAAGGTAGCGAAATTCCTTGTCGGGTAAGTTCCGACCTGCACGAATGGTGTAATGATCTGGACACTGTCTCAACCGTGAGCTCAGTGAAATTGTAGTATCGGTGAAGATGCCGATTACCCGCGATGGGACGAAAAGACCCCGTGAACCTTTACTATAGCTTAACATTGAATTTGGGTAATTGATGTGTAGGATAGGCCGGAGGCTTTGAAGCAGGTACGCCAGTATTTGTGGAGCCGCTGTTGAAATACGGCCCTTTGATTATTTGAGTTCTAACTCGCGAATGTGAGGACACTGTTTGGTGGGTAGTTTGACTGGGGTGGTCGCCTCCAAAAGTGTAACGGAGGCTTCTAAAGGTACCCTCAGGACGATTGGTAACCGTCCGCAGAGTGTAATGGCATAAGGGTGCTTGACTGGGAGACCGACAAGTCGATCAGGTAGGAAACTAGAGCATAGTGATCCGGTGTTTCCGTATGGAAGGGACATCGCTCAAAGGATAAAAGGTACTCCGGGGATAACAGGCTGATCGCTCCCAAGAGCTCATATCGACGGAGCGGTTTGGCACCTCGATGTCGGCTCGTCACATCCTGGGGCTGGAGAAGGTCCCAAGGGTTGGGCTGTTCGCCCATTAAAGTGGCACGCGAGCTGGGTTCAGAACGTCGTGAGACAGTTCGGTCTCTATCTATCGTGGGCGTATGAAATTTGCGTGGCTCTGACACTAGTACGAGAGGACCGTGTTGGACTGACCGCTGGTTTACCGGTTGTGCCGCCAGGTGCATTGCCGGGTATCTAAGTCGGGATTGGATAAGTGCTGAAAGCATCTAAGTACGAAGCCAGCCACAAGATTAGATTTCTTAGGGTCGTTGAAGACGACAACGTTGATAGGCTGCAGGTGTAAAGACAGTAATGTCAAAGCCGAGCAGTACTAATTGCCCGTACACTTTCTTCTATGCCATATATGGTTGGCTAGATAATTTGGCTCTTAAAATACTAGAAAGAGCTTGTTTATTGCTTTTACATTGTGTTTATCTTAATAGAATCTGATAAATATAAATCAGATAAAAAAGAAATTAAAAATATTAAGGTAGCTATAGCATCAGGGTTCCACCTCTTCCCATTCCGAACAGAGAAGTTAAGCCTGATCACGCCGATGGTACTGCGTAACAGTGGGAGAGTAGGTAGCTGCCGTTTTATCAAAGAGTCCTGTTCATTGAATAATGAATGGGACTCTTTTTTTTGTATATATACGAATTTCTCATTCTATCCTATCTCTCATCTCTCATGATCTAAAAGTTAGTTGATATTTTTATGCAAATATCATTTTTCTTATTTGCTATAACCTTGCTCGATAAACAAACTCGAATAAGTTAGGATATTCCTCATTTATATTATGTTTCATCTGCTTAATAATGCTATGACACAACTGGCATGCTCTTTTTTGTTGTATATGAATCTCATGCATCTATTTCACCTTCTTTGATTACGTGAACCTTTCTGGTTACGCTGAATATTATCACTGCTGTTTTTATTTGCATATATCAATTTTATTAGCTGCCTAAATATTACTGGGATTCTTTTGTTATATAGTTGATAAGATTATATTATTCGTTAGTCCTTCTTATTTGTTACTTAGCCTCTATAATCTGTGATAATTTCTTAATGAATTTATAATACAACTTATATATAGCAATATCACTTAAGTGATATTGCTACTATTATCCTCATTTCCATTTTGCTTTTATGAGATATCGTAACTAATAATCTTGAAATAATTATAAAATGAAATATTTTAGGATAAAAAAGTTTCATGTTATTTGCTTATTTAAAAATTATGTCTACCTTTGCATCGTCAAAACAAAGACAACTTTATGAAACAGACATTTATACATATTCTCCTGTGCAATATTATTATTCTTCTGGTAAGCTAGATGGAAGTGAGCGTTGTGCATAGATATGTATTAAAATATATAAAGCCTTTCTCACTTCCAGATGAGAAAGGCTTTTTTTTATGATAATATTATAAATTAAATAAAGAGGCTAAAAAGATGAGTGACAGATTATTTATTTTTGATACTACTCTTCGAGATGGTGAACAAGTTCCTGGCTGCCAATTAAATACAGTAGAGAAAATCCAGGTTGCGAAAGCGTTGGAAGCTCTCGGTGTAGATATAATTGAAGCTGGTTTCCCAATTTCGAGTCCTGGCGATTTTAATTCAGTGATTGAAATATCAAAGGCTGTTACATGGCCTACAATTTGTGCATTGACCCGTGCGGTTGAGAAAGATATTGATGTAGCAGTTGAAGCCCTGAAATATGCAAAACATAAACGTATACATACTGGTATAGGAACATCTGACTCTCATATTAAATATAAGTTTAACTCAACTCGTGAAGAAATTATTGAGCGAGCTGTTGCTGCTGTTAAATATGCTAAGAAATATGTTGAAGATGTAGAATTCTATGCAGAAGATGCCGGAAGAACAGATAATGAATATCTTGCAAGAGTAATCGAGGCTGTTGTAAAAGCTGGTGCTACTGTGGTGAATATACCTGATACAACGGGTTATTGTCTGCCTTCTGAATATGAAGCTAAAATCAGATTCTTGAAAGAAAATGTAAACGGTATAGATAATGCAATAATTTCTACTCACTGTCATAACGACCTTGGTATGGCTACTGCAAATACTATTGCAGGTATCATTGGTGGAGCTCGTCAGGTAGAGGTTACTATGAACGGAATTGGCGAACGCGCCGGTAATACTGCTTTGGAAGAAGTTGCTATGATTTTGAAAAGTCATCATGAGTTTAATATTCAGACTAATATTAATACTCAAAAGATATACCCAACCTCACGTATGGTTTCAAGTTTGATGAATATGCCAATTCAGCCAAATAAGGCGATTGTTGGCCGGAATGCTTTTGCTCATTCATCTGGAATCCATCAGGATGGTGTATTGAAGAACCTTCAGACTTATGAAATTATTAATCCGCATGATGTGGGTATTGATGATAGTTCAATTGTATTGACTGCTCGAAGTGGAAGAGCTGCATTGAAGCATCGTTTATCTTCTCTTGGTATAGATTTGGAAAAAGAAAAGCTTGATAAAGTTTATGATGAGTTCCTTAAACTGGCCGATAGAAAGAAAGATATTAATGATGATGATGTTCTTATGCTTGCAGGCGCTGAAAGAAGTACCAACAAACGTATTAAGGTTGATTACCTTCAGGTTACGAGTGGTGTTGGTGTTCGTTCTGTGGCAAGTTTAGGCTTGGATATTGCAGGTGAGAAATTTGAAGCGGCTGCTAGTGGAAACGGACCAGTTGATGCTGCAATTAAAGCTTTGAAGAATATAATTCACCGTAATATGACACTGAAAGAATTTACAATTCAGGCCATCAGTAAAGGCAGTGATGATGTAGGTAAAGTACATATGCAGGTTGAATATGATAAACAGGTTTATTACGGCTTTGGTGCCAATACTGATATTGTTGCAGCATCTGTAGAAGCTTATATTGACTGTATTAATAAGTTTATAAAATAAGATTTTGTTTCAATAGGTAACATATATAATAATTAGACAATAGAAAATATGAAAACATTGTTCGACAAGATTTGGGACGCACACGTTGTTAGTACGGTAGAAGATGGTCCTACTCAATTATATATTGACAGACTTTACTGTCATGAGGTAACAAGTCCGCAGGCTTTCTCGGGAATGAGAGATCGTGGGTTAAAATGTTTCCGCCCGGAAAAGATTTTTTGCATGCCCGATCATAATATTCCTACATTAAATCAGGATAAAGAAATTGTTGATCCTATTTCACGTAATCAGGTTGCTGCATTAGATAAGAACGCAAAAGATTTTGGTCTGAACTATTTTGGAATAGGACACAAGAAAAATGGTATTATCCATGTAGTAGGTCCGGAAAATGGTTTGACTCTTCCTGGTATGACTATTGTTTGTGGAGATTCTCACACTTCTACTCACGGAGCCATGGGAGCTATTGCGTTTGGTATTGGTACATCGGAAGTTGAGATGGTAATGGCATCACAATGTGTTCTTCAGTCTCGTCCGAAAACAATGCGCATTGCTGTTGATGGAAAATTAGGTAAAGGGGTTACTGCTAAAGATATTGCTCTTTACATCATTGCCAAAATGACAACCGGTGGAGCTACGGGATATTTTGTGGAATATGCCGGAGAAGCAGTTAAGGATTTAACAATGGAAGGACGTCTTACACTTTGCAATCTTTCTATTGAAATGGGAGCTCGTGGTGGAATGATTGCTCCAGATGAAAAAACAATTGAATATATTAATGGTAGAGAATATGCTCCTAAAGGGGAAGCTTGGGATAAAGCTGTTGAATACTGGAAAACATTGAAGAGCGATTCAGATGCAGTATTCGATAAGGAGATTACTTTCAAGGCTGAAGATATTGAACCAATGATTACTTATGGAACAAATCCAGGTATGGGATTGGGCATTACTTCAAATATTCCAACTATTGAAAGTGTACCCGAAGCCGGACGAATTTCTTATGCTAAATCTTTAGAATATATGGGTTTCAAAGCCGGTGATTCAATGCTTGGCAAGAAGATTGATTATGTATTCCTAGGTAGCTGTACCAACGGACGTATTGAAGATTTTCGTGAATTCGCCTCTTTCGTTAAAGGAAAGAAGAAAGCTGCAAACGTGGTAGCTTGGTTAGTTCCAGGTTCATGGATTGTTGATCAGCAGATTCGTGAAGAAGGTCTTGATAAAATTTTAAACGAAGCAGGTTTCGAACTTCGTCAACCAGGCTGTTCGGCTTGTTTGGCAATGAACGAAGATAAAGTGCCTGCCGGTAAATACTCTGTATCTACATCAAATCGTAATTTTGAAGGACGTCAGGGACCAGGTTCCCGTACACTTTTAGCTAGTCCGCTTGTTGCGGCAGCTGCAGCAATTACCGGAGAAATAACCGATCCACGAGTATTAATGGCTTAAAAGTTGAATAACAATGAAAGAAAAATTTAATATAACTACCAGCACTTGTGTTCCACTTCCTCTTGAAAATGTGGACACTGACCAAATTATTCCTGCACGTTTCTTAAAAGCTACAACCAAAGAAGGTTTCGGAGATAATCTTTTCCGCGACTGGAGATATGATAAGCAAGGAAATCCGATTGAGACATTCGTTCTTAACAATCCAACTTATTCCGGAAAGATATTGGTTGCCGGAAAGAACTTTGGTTCGGGTTCAAGTCGCGAACATGCAGCATGGGCTATTGCAGGATATGGTTTCCGTATTGTTGTGAGCAGTTTCTTTGCAGATATCTTTAAGAATAATGCACTGAACAACTTTGTGCTTCCGGTTGTTGTTTCCGATAAATTCCTGGCAGAACTATTTGCTTCTATCAAAGAGGATGCAAAGACAGAGGTTGAAGTAGATCTTCCAAATCAAACTATTACCAATAAAGCTACAGGTAAAAGCGAACAATTCCAGATCAATACTTATAAAAAGCATTGCCTGATGAATGGTTTGGATGATATTGATTACTTGCTTAGCAACAAAGATAAAATTGAAGCTTGGGAAAACAAATGAAAATAGAGATATTAGACACAACGCTTCGTGATGGTGAACAAACGAGTGGGGTTTCTTTTGTAGCACAAGAGAAACTCATGATTGCTCGTTTATTGCTTGAAGAGCTTAAAGTGGATCGTATCGAGGTTGCTTCTGCCCGAGTCTCCGAAGGAGAGCTTGAATCGGTGAAGATGATTTCTGCCTGGGCTGCCCGGCGCGGACTTCTCGATCGTGTTGAAGTGCTGGGATTTGTCGACGGAATGGATTCTTTGAACTGGATAAGTAAAGCCGGTTGTAGAGTAATTAATTTACTTTGCAAAGGTTCATTGAAACATTGCACGCTGCAACTTAGAAAAATGCCGGAAGAACATATTGCCGATATAACCGAAGTAGTGCTTAATGCTGAAAAAATGGGAATCAGTGTTAATGTTTATCTGGAGGACTGGAGCAATGGAATGCAACATTCGCCCAAATATGTTACCCAACTAATGGATGCATTGATCAAACTTCCTATAAAACGCTTTATGTTACCAGATACGCTTGGTATTCTAAATCCTTTGCAGACATTGGAATATATGCGTAAGATGGTAAAGCGTTACCCTAATGTACATTTTGATTTTCATGCGCATAATGATTATGATCTTGCAGTTGCCAATGTATTGGCTGCGGTTATTTCAGGAGCAAAGGGACTTCATACCACGATAAACGGATTGGGAGAAAGAGCCGGTAATGCCCCACTTTCTAGTGTGCAGGCCATCTTGAAGGATCACTTTAATGCCGAAACTTCCATTGTGGAAGATCGGTTGAATGATATAAGCAGGATAGTTGAATCTTACTCTGGCATTGCCATTCCAGCTAATAAACCTATCATTGGTGAAAACGTATTTACTCAGGTGGCCGGCGTACATGCGGATGGCGATTCAAAGAGTAATCTCTATTATAATGATCTTTTGCCCGAACGTTTTGGACGTGTTCGTGAATATGCTTTGGGAAAAACTTCAGGAAAGGCTAATATTCGTAAGAATCTGGAATCGTTGGGATTGGAACTCGATGAAGAATCCATGAAGAAAGTAATGGAACGGATTATTGAACTGGGAGACCGAAAGGAATTGGTTACACAGGAAGATTTACCTTACATTATTTCTGATGTATTGAAACACAGCTCGGCAAACAGCAAAGTGAAGTTGCTCGACTATTTCCTTACTCTGACCAGTGGGCTTAAACCGGTGGCAACCTTGAAAATCTCCGTAAATGGAAAGGAATACGAGGAAACATCCTCGGGCGATGGTCAGTATGATGCATTTATGCGGGCTTTGCGTAAAGTTTATAAAAATACGTTGGGCCGGAAATTCCCAATGTTGATAAACTATGCCGTGAGTATTCCTCCGGGCGGACGAACAGATGCTTTTGTACAAACCATTATTACCTGGAAAAATGACGATAGGGTGTTCCGTACAAAAGGACTGGATGCCGACCAGACCGAGGCTGCTATTAAAGCCACAGTGAAAATGCTGAATATTATAGAAGAAGAATATTAATAATAAACTATATAAAAAAATGAAATTAAATATTGCAGTACTTCCCGGCGACGGAATCGGTCCCGAGGTTGTAGAACAAGCGTTGAATGCAACAATTGCCGTTTGCGAAAAGTTTAATCACGAATTAAGTTACAAACATGCTTTGGTAGGAGCATGCGCCATTGATGAAACAGGAAATCCTTATCCTGATGCTACTCATGAGCTTTGTATGCAGAGCGATGCTGTATTGTTCGGAGCTATTGGTGCGCCAAAATACGATAATGACCCAAGCGCGACCGTACGTCCGGAACAAGGTTTGCTTGCTATGCGTAAAAATCTGGGATTGTTTGCCAATATTCGTCCGGTAACTACTTTCCCTTCACTTGTTCATAAGTCACCACTTCGTGCCGACCTTATTGAAGGTGCCGATTTTATGTGCATCCGCGAATTAACTGGTGGACTTTACTTCGGCCGTCCTCAGGGAAGAAGCGAAGATGGAAACACCGCTTATGATACATGTGTTTACAGTCGTTACGAAATAGAACGTATTGTTCGTCTGGCATTTGAATATGCAATGCAACGCCGTAAGAAACTTACTGTTGTTGACAAAGCTAATATTCTAGCAACTTCTCGTTTGTGGCGCGAAGTTGCCCGTGAAATCTCTAAAGATTTCCCTGAAGTAGAGACAGAATACTTGTTTGTAGACAATGCAGCAATGCGTATGATTCAGTGGCCAAA is part of the uncultured Bacteroides sp. genome and encodes:
- the leuB gene encoding 3-isopropylmalate dehydrogenase; the encoded protein is MKLNIAVLPGDGIGPEVVEQALNATIAVCEKFNHELSYKHALVGACAIDETGNPYPDATHELCMQSDAVLFGAIGAPKYDNDPSATVRPEQGLLAMRKNLGLFANIRPVTTFPSLVHKSPLRADLIEGADFMCIRELTGGLYFGRPQGRSEDGNTAYDTCVYSRYEIERIVRLAFEYAMQRRKKLTVVDKANILATSRLWREVAREISKDFPEVETEYLFVDNAAMRMIQWPKSFDVMVTENMFGDILTDEGSVITGSMGLLPSASIGAHTSVFEPIHGSYPQAAGKNIANPLATILSAAMMLEYAFGLKEEAELITKAVAASMDADVVTEDIAGEGVKPASTSEVGDWIVNYIKAN
- the leuC gene encoding 3-isopropylmalate dehydratase large subunit → MKTLFDKIWDAHVVSTVEDGPTQLYIDRLYCHEVTSPQAFSGMRDRGLKCFRPEKIFCMPDHNIPTLNQDKEIVDPISRNQVAALDKNAKDFGLNYFGIGHKKNGIIHVVGPENGLTLPGMTIVCGDSHTSTHGAMGAIAFGIGTSEVEMVMASQCVLQSRPKTMRIAVDGKLGKGVTAKDIALYIIAKMTTGGATGYFVEYAGEAVKDLTMEGRLTLCNLSIEMGARGGMIAPDEKTIEYINGREYAPKGEAWDKAVEYWKTLKSDSDAVFDKEITFKAEDIEPMITYGTNPGMGLGITSNIPTIESVPEAGRISYAKSLEYMGFKAGDSMLGKKIDYVFLGSCTNGRIEDFREFASFVKGKKKAANVVAWLVPGSWIVDQQIREEGLDKILNEAGFELRQPGCSACLAMNEDKVPAGKYSVSTSNRNFEGRQGPGSRTLLASPLVAAAAAITGEITDPRVLMA
- a CDS encoding alpha-isopropylmalate synthase regulatory domain-containing protein, with protein sequence MGKQMKIEILDTTLRDGEQTSGVSFVAQEKLMIARLLLEELKVDRIEVASARVSEGELESVKMISAWAARRGLLDRVEVLGFVDGMDSLNWISKAGCRVINLLCKGSLKHCTLQLRKMPEEHIADITEVVLNAEKMGISVNVYLEDWSNGMQHSPKYVTQLMDALIKLPIKRFMLPDTLGILNPLQTLEYMRKMVKRYPNVHFDFHAHNDYDLAVANVLAAVISGAKGLHTTINGLGERAGNAPLSSVQAILKDHFNAETSIVEDRLNDISRIVESYSGIAIPANKPIIGENVFTQVAGVHADGDSKSNLYYNDLLPERFGRVREYALGKTSGKANIRKNLESLGLELDEESMKKVMERIIELGDRKELVTQEDLPYIISDVLKHSSANSKVKLLDYFLTLTSGLKPVATLKISVNGKEYEETSSGDGQYDAFMRALRKVYKNTLGRKFPMLINYAVSIPPGGRTDAFVQTIITWKNDDRVFRTKGLDADQTEAAIKATVKMLNIIEEEY
- a CDS encoding 2-isopropylmalate synthase, which gives rise to MSDRLFIFDTTLRDGEQVPGCQLNTVEKIQVAKALEALGVDIIEAGFPISSPGDFNSVIEISKAVTWPTICALTRAVEKDIDVAVEALKYAKHKRIHTGIGTSDSHIKYKFNSTREEIIERAVAAVKYAKKYVEDVEFYAEDAGRTDNEYLARVIEAVVKAGATVVNIPDTTGYCLPSEYEAKIRFLKENVNGIDNAIISTHCHNDLGMATANTIAGIIGGARQVEVTMNGIGERAGNTALEEVAMILKSHHEFNIQTNINTQKIYPTSRMVSSLMNMPIQPNKAIVGRNAFAHSSGIHQDGVLKNLQTYEIINPHDVGIDDSSIVLTARSGRAALKHRLSSLGIDLEKEKLDKVYDEFLKLADRKKDINDDDVLMLAGAERSTNKRIKVDYLQVTSGVGVRSVASLGLDIAGEKFEAAASGNGPVDAAIKALKNIIHRNMTLKEFTIQAISKGSDDVGKVHMQVEYDKQVYYGFGANTDIVAASVEAYIDCINKFIK
- the leuD gene encoding 3-isopropylmalate dehydratase small subunit; amino-acid sequence: MKEKFNITTSTCVPLPLENVDTDQIIPARFLKATTKEGFGDNLFRDWRYDKQGNPIETFVLNNPTYSGKILVAGKNFGSGSSREHAAWAIAGYGFRIVVSSFFADIFKNNALNNFVLPVVVSDKFLAELFASIKEDAKTEVEVDLPNQTITNKATGKSEQFQINTYKKHCLMNGLDDIDYLLSNKDKIEAWENK